In one Vibrio sp. VB16 genomic region, the following are encoded:
- the bcp gene encoding thioredoxin-dependent thiol peroxidase, with protein sequence MDTLTAGTRAPNVTLLDQDGKETSISDFTGQKVLFYFYPKAMTPGCTVQAQGLRDIKKQLDDHNVVVLGVSIDPVIRLGKFIERDKLNFTLLSDEDHAAADQFGVWGEKKFMGRIYDGLHRISFLIDEDGVIEQVFNKFKTKTHHEVILDYLNK encoded by the coding sequence ATGGATACATTAACGGCAGGGACGCGTGCGCCTAATGTCACTTTGCTCGACCAAGATGGGAAAGAGACCTCTATATCCGATTTTACAGGACAGAAAGTACTGTTCTATTTTTATCCAAAAGCGATGACTCCTGGATGTACAGTCCAAGCTCAAGGACTTAGAGACATAAAGAAACAGTTAGATGATCACAACGTGGTTGTCCTAGGTGTAAGTATCGACCCGGTAATACGCCTAGGCAAATTTATCGAAAGAGATAAGCTTAACTTCACGCTTCTTTCAGATGAAGACCATGCAGCAGCAGACCAGTTTGGTGTATGGGGAGAGAAGAAGTTTATGGGCAGGATTTATGACGGCCTTCATCGGATATCATTTTTAATTGACGAAGACGGTGTCATTGAGCAGGTATTCAATAAATTTAAAACCAAAACCCATCATGAAGTCATTCTAGATTACTTGAATAAATAG
- a CDS encoding glycine cleavage system protein R — protein MSQHLVITAVGTDRPGICNQVVHLVTRSGCNIVDSRIALFGSEFTLLMLVSGNANHITRVETTLPVLGQEHGLITMMKRTSPHQDLSRCYTIEVFIESDDKKGLTEQFTQFFADRNIGLASLSAQTIDKHKLSSDNNLFQIAMSATVEAEYNLMQLQEEFNQLCATLTVQGSLNFIKNSQ, from the coding sequence ATGTCTCAACATCTAGTAATTACAGCTGTAGGAACAGACCGCCCAGGTATATGCAACCAAGTTGTTCATCTTGTTACCCGCTCAGGATGTAACATAGTAGATAGCAGAATCGCACTATTTGGCAGTGAGTTCACTTTGTTAATGTTGGTTTCAGGAAATGCCAACCATATTACTCGCGTGGAGACCACTCTCCCCGTTCTTGGTCAAGAACACGGGCTCATCACCATGATGAAGCGAACCTCTCCTCATCAAGACCTTTCTCGCTGCTATACTATTGAGGTTTTTATTGAATCAGATGATAAGAAAGGATTAACCGAACAATTTACCCAATTTTTTGCCGATCGGAATATTGGCTTAGCATCGCTGAGTGCCCAAACTATTGATAAACATAAATTAAGCAGTGACAACAATTTATTCCAAATCGCGATGAGTGCCACGGTTGAGGCAGAATATAATTTGATGCAATTACAAGAAGAATTCAATCAACTTTGTGCAACATTAACGGTGCAAGGTTCTCTAAATTTTATAAAAAACAGCCAATAA
- the dapA gene encoding 4-hydroxy-tetrahydrodipicolinate synthase translates to MFSGSIVALVTPFKSDGEVDYDGLKKLVDFHVESGTDGIVAVGTSGESATLTIEEHVKVVNKIVECADGRIPVIAGTGANATHEAVTFSRLLNDSGIVGVLSVTPYYNKPTQEGLYQHFKAVNDVSEVPVILYNVPGRTAVDLLPETVARLSKLENIVALKDATGDLERVAIHRELCGEDFVLLSGDDATGVEFVRLGGQGVISVSNNVAAKPMAELFNLMKEGKYEEAAEIDKRLTSLHKNLFVEANPIPVKWAVHQMGLIDDGSMRLPLTVLSEEAQPVVKQALIEAGIL, encoded by the coding sequence ATGTTTTCAGGAAGTATTGTTGCGTTAGTTACCCCATTTAAAAGTGATGGTGAAGTTGACTACGACGGCCTAAAAAAATTGGTTGATTTCCATGTGGAGTCAGGCACCGATGGTATTGTAGCCGTTGGTACCTCTGGTGAATCAGCTACGTTAACTATTGAAGAGCATGTTAAGGTGGTGAATAAAATAGTTGAATGTGCTGATGGCCGTATCCCTGTAATAGCCGGTACAGGGGCGAATGCGACTCACGAAGCCGTAACGTTTAGTCGTTTACTAAATGATTCTGGTATTGTTGGTGTCCTCAGTGTTACGCCCTATTACAACAAGCCAACGCAAGAAGGTTTATATCAACATTTCAAAGCGGTGAATGATGTAAGTGAAGTGCCAGTCATTCTTTATAATGTACCAGGACGTACTGCGGTAGACTTGTTGCCAGAAACGGTCGCTCGCTTGTCGAAGCTTGAAAACATCGTTGCGCTTAAAGATGCAACCGGTGATTTAGAAAGAGTTGCCATTCACCGTGAACTTTGTGGCGAAGATTTCGTCTTACTAAGTGGTGATGATGCTACCGGAGTAGAATTTGTCCGATTAGGTGGTCAAGGTGTTATTTCAGTTAGCAACAATGTCGCGGCGAAACCGATGGCAGAGCTGTTCAATCTCATGAAAGAAGGCAAGTACGAAGAAGCCGCTGAGATTGATAAACGTTTGACATCACTACATAAAAATTTATTTGTTGAAGCAAATCCAATCCCAGTTAAGTGGGCTGTTCATCAGATGGGCCTTATTGATGATGGCAGTATGCGTTTGCCGCTTACGGTGCTTTCTGAAGAAGCACAGCCTGTTGTGAAGCAAGCGTTAATCGAAGCTGGAATATTATAA
- the bamC gene encoding outer membrane protein assembly factor BamC: MKFSHQLVIGSLAVLVLSACSGSPEQRRQAKDDFGYLETVPFEGWTVQEGAKGEFYPNYEIPTGDFDGNIGRSVDIRPPQQILELIPGARSELKDGVVTMWLIREDEMNSVWTTVQEMIVERDIKLRVNNEKHLETDWISWRSEDEEKLIEARYLFEQFNANSRYGFRVSLIDWRENGVAEEVSRTNKERYNTFMTNVITSTYDQKLRAEANRKALQLVKQIPISMGKDRSGLPVIIARAPYNVFWQRVVSVLPEVGFQLEERNQSEGLVKAKYSEPDDEFWTSIGTKPLSLESKTYTFLLGDMGNRTSINVTDSAGKPVTAEVLESIVPTLAAVIAKQE; this comes from the coding sequence ATGAAGTTTTCTCATCAGCTAGTGATTGGTTCACTGGCTGTTCTTGTTTTAAGTGCGTGTTCAGGTAGTCCAGAACAAAGACGCCAAGCTAAAGATGATTTCGGATATCTTGAAACCGTTCCTTTTGAAGGTTGGACAGTTCAAGAAGGAGCGAAAGGCGAGTTTTATCCCAATTATGAGATTCCTACGGGAGACTTTGATGGAAATATTGGCCGTAGTGTCGATATCCGTCCCCCTCAACAGATATTGGAACTCATACCTGGTGCTCGCTCTGAGCTCAAAGACGGCGTTGTAACGATGTGGCTTATCCGAGAGGATGAAATGAACAGCGTATGGACAACGGTTCAAGAGATGATTGTCGAGAGAGATATTAAACTTAGGGTTAATAACGAAAAACACCTCGAAACGGATTGGATTTCATGGCGTTCAGAAGATGAAGAGAAGCTGATAGAGGCTCGCTATCTATTTGAACAATTTAACGCGAATAGTCGCTATGGGTTCCGTGTTAGCCTCATTGATTGGCGAGAGAATGGTGTTGCTGAAGAAGTAAGTCGTACCAATAAAGAAAGGTACAATACATTCATGACGAATGTTATTACCTCGACCTACGATCAAAAATTGAGAGCAGAAGCAAACCGAAAAGCGCTTCAACTTGTTAAGCAAATTCCGATAAGCATGGGCAAGGATAGAAGTGGCTTGCCTGTTATTATTGCACGTGCGCCATACAATGTTTTTTGGCAGCGTGTAGTCAGCGTACTACCTGAGGTTGGTTTTCAGCTTGAAGAACGTAATCAGTCAGAAGGTTTGGTCAAAGCCAAGTACTCTGAACCAGATGATGAGTTCTGGACTTCTATCGGTACTAAGCCGCTTAGTCTAGAAAGCAAAACGTATACCTTCCTTTTGGGGGATATGGGGAACCGAACCTCGATTAACGTTACCGATAGTGCGGGTAAACCTGTTACTGCCGAAGTACTAGAGTCGATTGTTCCTACCCTTGCTGCTGTGATCGCAAAACAAGAGTAG
- a CDS encoding DUF2897 family protein codes for MIDFLLNPWVISIIILSVVVGNIAALKYTANMKFGQPDKKKSDLDKLNQLDKERQKQTKKDTK; via the coding sequence ATGATTGATTTTCTTTTAAACCCTTGGGTGATCAGCATTATTATACTCAGTGTCGTAGTGGGTAACATTGCGGCACTTAAGTACACCGCCAACATGAAGTTTGGCCAACCAGACAAGAAAAAAAGTGATTTAGACAAACTAAACCAACTCGACAAAGAACGTCAAAAGCAAACAAAAAAGGACACAAAATAG
- a CDS encoding M15 family metallopeptidase, with amino-acid sequence MNKQQLTGLTESHLKVIQTEYQSIKVNYLIEQDIQRLVIAASKAGFQLEVASGFRDFQRQKSIWNRKCSGQTVILDDQSQPIVFSSLTEQQRLFAILRWSALPGASRHHWGTDLDVYAKNLLPHDSRLQLEPWEYLEGHQAPFYKWLCEHLSLFGFFFPYKRDLGGVAAEPWHISHRESSESCLTELSASLILDTLAIEGVSDLQTITANFDAIYSQYITNICKD; translated from the coding sequence ATGAATAAACAGCAATTAACAGGGTTAACAGAATCTCACTTAAAGGTTATTCAGACTGAATATCAATCTATCAAGGTCAACTATTTGATAGAACAAGATATACAGCGTCTTGTTATTGCTGCCAGTAAGGCTGGGTTCCAACTAGAGGTAGCAAGTGGGTTTCGAGATTTCCAACGACAAAAGTCAATCTGGAACAGAAAGTGTTCGGGTCAAACCGTCATTTTAGACGATCAAAGCCAACCCATTGTTTTTAGCTCTCTCACGGAACAACAGCGTCTCTTTGCTATCTTGCGATGGTCAGCCTTACCGGGCGCGAGTCGGCACCATTGGGGCACTGATCTTGACGTTTATGCTAAAAACCTATTGCCTCATGACAGTAGGTTACAATTGGAACCGTGGGAATATTTAGAGGGCCATCAGGCACCTTTTTATAAGTGGCTGTGTGAACACCTTTCGCTCTTTGGCTTTTTCTTTCCGTACAAAAGAGATCTCGGAGGTGTTGCCGCAGAACCTTGGCATATAAGCCATCGGGAAAGCAGCGAATCATGTTTAACTGAATTGTCAGCCTCATTAATATTAGACACACTAGCAATTGAAGGGGTGTCGGATTTACAAACCATTACAGCCAATTTTGATGCTATCTACTCACAATACATCACCAATATTTGCAAGGATTAA
- the dapE gene encoding succinyl-diaminopimelate desuccinylase, translating into MNDSPVLALAKDLISRQSVTPEDAGCQVVMIDRLKALGFNIEVMVFNDTTNFWARRGTEAPLFAFAGHTDVVPSGPLEQWHTPPFEPTIIDDHLHGRGAADMKGSLACMIVAVERFIAQHPDHKGSIGFLITSDEEGPFINGTVKVIETLMARNENIDMCIVGEPSSTHFTGDIIKNGRRGSITGDIKIKGIQGHVAYPHLANNPIHQALPALSELVTTKWDDGNAYFPPTSFQIPNLHAGTGASNVIPGEFNVQFNMRFSTELNNDEIKRRIHSTLDSYGLDYDVDWTLNGDPFLTDHGALLEAVVEAVEEINHTKPQLLTTGGTSDGRFIARMNCQVIELGPVNATIHKVNECVNIADLEKLTDMYEKTLQKLLAL; encoded by the coding sequence ATGAATGACAGCCCAGTATTGGCTTTAGCTAAAGATTTGATCAGTCGACAATCCGTCACACCTGAAGATGCCGGATGCCAAGTAGTCATGATAGACAGACTGAAAGCATTGGGGTTCAACATTGAGGTAATGGTATTTAACGATACCACCAACTTTTGGGCTCGTCGCGGTACTGAAGCACCTTTATTCGCCTTTGCTGGGCATACAGACGTTGTGCCGTCTGGTCCTTTAGAGCAGTGGCATACCCCACCTTTTGAACCGACTATAATCGATGACCATTTGCATGGTCGTGGTGCTGCGGATATGAAAGGCTCTCTGGCTTGTATGATTGTCGCTGTGGAGCGCTTTATTGCTCAACACCCCGATCATAAGGGGTCGATAGGTTTTCTCATCACATCGGATGAAGAAGGGCCATTCATTAACGGCACGGTCAAAGTGATTGAAACACTGATGGCTCGCAATGAAAATATTGATATGTGTATTGTAGGTGAACCTTCAAGCACTCATTTCACGGGTGATATTATCAAAAATGGTCGTCGAGGTTCAATCACCGGTGACATTAAGATTAAGGGTATTCAAGGCCATGTTGCCTACCCTCATTTGGCAAATAACCCCATACACCAAGCGCTACCAGCACTATCCGAGTTAGTAACAACAAAATGGGATGACGGCAATGCTTACTTCCCACCCACTAGCTTTCAAATCCCAAACCTGCACGCAGGAACGGGGGCATCAAATGTGATCCCTGGAGAATTTAACGTACAGTTTAATATGCGCTTTAGTACTGAGCTAAATAACGATGAGATAAAACGTCGAATTCACTCTACACTTGATTCATATGGGTTAGATTATGATGTAGATTGGACACTTAATGGTGATCCATTTTTGACCGACCATGGCGCGTTGTTAGAAGCCGTTGTTGAAGCCGTTGAAGAAATCAATCATACCAAACCACAACTCCTCACCACAGGAGGAACGTCAGATGGTCGTTTTATCGCTCGTATGAATTGTCAGGTAATCGAGCTTGGACCCGTAAATGCTACCATTCACAAAGTAAATGAATGCGTCAACATCGCTGATCTAGAAAAACTGACAGACATGTATGAGAAAACGCTTCAAAAGCTGTTAGCTCTATGA
- a CDS encoding ArsC family reductase translates to MTITMYGIPNCDTIKKAKKWLQEADISFDFHDYRKNGVDNNLVESFCHQLGWEQVLNKRGTTYRQLTQEQKESVDQQSVVPLLVEHPAMIKRPILNVDGQFHIGFKAPQYSDIFK, encoded by the coding sequence ATGACTATTACCATGTACGGTATTCCAAACTGCGACACCATAAAGAAAGCAAAAAAATGGTTACAAGAGGCAGATATCAGTTTTGATTTTCACGATTACCGTAAAAACGGGGTAGATAATAACCTCGTCGAGAGTTTTTGCCATCAACTAGGCTGGGAACAAGTACTGAATAAAAGAGGGACAACTTATCGTCAATTGACTCAAGAGCAAAAAGAGAGCGTAGATCAACAATCTGTCGTTCCATTATTGGTAGAACATCCAGCGATGATTAAGCGACCTATACTTAACGTAGACGGTCAGTTTCATATTGGCTTTAAGGCCCCTCAATATTCAGATATTTTCAAGTAA
- a CDS encoding methyl-accepting chemotaxis protein, translating into MNNILNFKGRIITAAITFLILSMGILSYVSFNRLATVATQGADSYSMLRIQHGAEQTSDFIRGIKQDIEVAANLFIGLKGDDEVMSLLTNIDKLSNATAIVVGYEDGSALNSNKGRYDASKYDPRVRGWYTAAKNSRKTIITDIYTGKSTGTLMVSIATPFYSNSKLDGVLLADVELTALTRIIEKSVFNGAIAALYDNTGLTIASTGEVDVPGQSRLSDFAELVGVENAMLTKDNGVFEFSLLGADKVAFFQTIQLTDDTKWHILVGLDKSVVYKVLDESLTSSVITTTILVIVSAILLSLVLAQAYKPVLALKKTVQDLSSGNGDLTKRLPITRSDDLGQISEHINIFVENLQNMMLDISQASTHISGSISGLQELTKNNASVLGQHKSETDQVVVALDEMSATSNDVAKNTADAVEFTGKTNTQAEESKRVVTGATQTVSELVERVEEASGHINQMGNEISEIADVLKVIGDIADQTNLLALNAAIEAARAGEQGRGFAVVADEVRALASRTQQSTSEIQGTINRLTSSSEKVISTMISTKSSCEEASTQTSLVVTDLDKISDSVGGINNLNLQIATAAEQQNSVAEEITRNMAKIQEMVQLISASGVDADNEASALATANSQLTSIVGRFKLQ; encoded by the coding sequence ATGAATAATATTCTCAATTTTAAAGGTCGCATTATTACTGCGGCAATCACTTTCCTGATTTTATCGATGGGTATTTTATCTTATGTGTCATTTAACCGGCTGGCTACTGTCGCGACACAAGGCGCCGATAGTTATTCGATGTTACGTATTCAACACGGTGCAGAGCAAACATCAGATTTTATTAGAGGTATAAAGCAAGATATTGAGGTTGCAGCTAATCTATTTATTGGTTTGAAAGGCGATGATGAAGTGATGTCGCTGTTAACTAACATAGATAAACTGTCAAATGCTACGGCTATTGTTGTGGGCTATGAAGACGGTAGTGCCTTGAATAGTAATAAAGGTCGGTACGACGCAAGTAAATACGACCCGAGAGTAAGAGGCTGGTATACCGCTGCAAAAAATAGCCGCAAAACCATCATAACGGATATCTATACAGGAAAATCAACGGGTACGCTAATGGTCAGTATTGCCACTCCTTTTTACTCAAATAGTAAACTTGATGGCGTACTTCTTGCGGATGTAGAGTTGACCGCACTGACGAGGATTATTGAAAAATCTGTGTTCAATGGTGCCATTGCGGCGTTATATGACAATACTGGATTGACTATCGCATCGACGGGCGAAGTTGATGTTCCTGGTCAATCGCGCCTTTCAGATTTTGCTGAATTGGTTGGGGTTGAAAACGCGATGCTGACTAAAGATAACGGCGTGTTTGAATTCTCACTGCTTGGTGCGGACAAAGTCGCATTTTTCCAGACCATTCAGTTAACGGATGATACTAAATGGCACATATTGGTAGGATTGGATAAATCGGTTGTCTACAAGGTTCTGGATGAATCATTAACTTCTTCCGTTATCACTACAACAATACTTGTTATTGTTTCCGCGATACTACTTTCACTGGTGCTTGCTCAAGCCTACAAGCCAGTATTGGCGCTAAAGAAGACCGTGCAGGATCTTTCCAGTGGAAATGGTGATCTTACCAAACGCCTACCAATAACGAGATCTGATGACCTTGGTCAAATATCAGAACATATCAATATCTTTGTGGAAAACTTACAGAACATGATGCTGGATATTTCGCAGGCGTCGACCCACATTAGCGGTAGCATTTCCGGTTTGCAGGAACTAACAAAAAACAATGCCTCTGTATTAGGTCAGCATAAAAGTGAAACGGATCAAGTGGTTGTCGCTCTGGATGAAATGAGTGCTACATCAAATGATGTCGCTAAAAATACCGCTGATGCAGTTGAATTTACAGGTAAAACAAATACCCAAGCGGAAGAGTCAAAACGGGTAGTGACCGGAGCAACTCAGACAGTAAGTGAGCTGGTTGAGCGAGTTGAGGAAGCCTCTGGCCATATTAATCAAATGGGTAATGAGATTTCTGAAATTGCTGATGTGCTTAAGGTCATTGGTGATATCGCGGATCAGACCAATCTACTTGCGCTAAACGCGGCGATTGAAGCGGCACGAGCAGGAGAGCAAGGACGTGGATTTGCCGTTGTAGCAGATGAAGTTCGCGCATTGGCATCTCGCACTCAACAAAGTACTTCTGAAATTCAAGGTACCATCAATCGATTAACCAGTAGCTCAGAAAAGGTGATTAGTACCATGATCAGCACGAAATCCAGCTGTGAAGAGGCTTCCACTCAGACATCTCTGGTTGTCACTGATCTTGACAAAATCAGTGATTCAGTTGGAGGGATCAATAATCTAAACTTGCAGATTGCCACAGCTGCAGAGCAGCAGAATTCAGTTGCTGAAGAGATTACTCGTAATATGGCGAAGATTCAGGAAATGGTTCAGCTTATTTCCGCGAGTGGAGTCGATGCTGACAATGAAGCCTCGGCTCTCGCGACGGCAAATAGTCAACTGACAAGTATTGTCGGACGCTTCAAGCTTCAGTAA
- a CDS encoding winged helix-turn-helix domain-containing protein: MELSPVFARRLYLALLVENLDRPNVPKLIEKTGWPRRTIQDVLKALPGIGIELMFVQDGRRHNDGYYQLSDWGPFDSQWVLERKVEIASTLGFR; this comes from the coding sequence ATGGAGTTGAGTCCTGTTTTTGCGAGAAGGCTGTATTTGGCGCTTTTAGTAGAAAATTTAGATAGGCCGAATGTGCCTAAATTGATCGAAAAAACTGGGTGGCCGCGTAGGACTATTCAAGATGTGCTGAAAGCATTGCCGGGCATAGGGATTGAACTTATGTTTGTTCAAGATGGCCGAAGACATAATGATGGGTACTATCAGCTATCTGATTGGGGGCCTTTTGATAGCCAATGGGTTCTGGAACGCAAAGTCGAAATAGCATCTACACTCGGTTTTCGTTGA
- a CDS encoding DUF4156 domain-containing protein produces MIKWFSFFCVSFLVGCSIPSKVLLSEASQVHIRTDSVYRFQYCEWRGEVTGNEGHWYSYLFFANDTMIRGALNEMKNHAHEIGANTVFLLSPIDFATSVTFVGTAYLCNYPDGDLSLPINIINNDLN; encoded by the coding sequence ATGATAAAATGGTTCTCTTTTTTTTGTGTCAGCTTCTTGGTCGGGTGTAGCATACCTAGCAAGGTTTTGCTCTCTGAAGCTTCTCAAGTACATATTCGTACGGATAGCGTTTACCGATTTCAGTATTGTGAATGGAGAGGCGAAGTAACCGGCAATGAAGGCCATTGGTATAGCTACCTGTTCTTTGCTAACGACACCATGATTCGAGGGGCGTTAAACGAGATGAAAAACCATGCCCATGAGATAGGTGCAAATACTGTCTTTTTACTCAGTCCGATTGATTTTGCAACATCAGTCACATTCGTTGGCACCGCTTATCTGTGCAATTACCCCGATGGTGACTTGTCTCTTCCGATTAACATCATAAATAACGACCTTAATTAA
- a CDS encoding DUF2956 domain-containing protein yields the protein MTVHKNQISPESQAEAMKIAKATQKPGQTKDQTKLIAQGIEKGIALYKKQQKEKSRQADRARKKHQKEKQTTSNDQNDTQTGQIEPVPSKKSSQLIPWLLLLVSWIVFIAYLSLG from the coding sequence ATGACAGTCCATAAAAACCAGATCTCACCTGAATCACAAGCGGAAGCAATGAAAATAGCCAAAGCAACACAAAAGCCAGGGCAAACTAAAGACCAAACAAAATTAATTGCTCAGGGTATAGAAAAGGGCATAGCTCTATATAAAAAACAGCAAAAAGAGAAAAGTCGACAAGCCGATCGAGCACGGAAAAAGCATCAAAAAGAGAAACAAACTACATCCAATGATCAAAACGATACTCAGACGGGACAAATCGAGCCCGTACCCTCAAAAAAAAGCAGCCAATTAATACCATGGCTACTACTATTAGTAAGCTGGATTGTATTTATTGCTTATCTGTCTCTAGGTTAG
- a CDS encoding DUF2919 domain-containing protein produces the protein MRYSIEEYDSDGFLKAPKLLWVGWLFLAKAWIIFIVAGASRDMGAKLLEIIYPVHAALYLGLIMGFPVLVLIWLLGLRKPDRKKICRVVSYGKITTILTILTQMGLVIYQIYLDNIQFGWANAVTLLGLIWLMIYISRSKRVKDCFRSPLLS, from the coding sequence GTGCGTTATTCAATAGAAGAGTATGACAGTGATGGATTCTTAAAAGCGCCCAAATTACTGTGGGTAGGCTGGTTATTCTTAGCAAAGGCTTGGATCATCTTTATCGTTGCGGGAGCGAGTAGGGATATGGGAGCGAAGCTTCTAGAAATCATATACCCCGTACATGCCGCGTTATATCTTGGCTTGATTATGGGGTTTCCTGTGTTGGTCCTAATTTGGCTGCTTGGTCTTCGTAAACCGGATAGAAAAAAAATTTGTAGAGTGGTTTCATATGGAAAGATCACAACGATACTAACGATATTGACCCAGATGGGGCTCGTTATCTATCAAATCTATCTTGATAATATTCAATTTGGTTGGGCGAATGCAGTTACGCTGTTAGGCCTCATTTGGTTGATGATTTATATTTCGAGAAGTAAAAGGGTAAAAGATTGTTTTCGGTCACCGTTATTAAGCTAA
- a CDS encoding Dyp-type peroxidase, which translates to MAKYQTAIVPGAGPFALYVQIKVKSQPKKVVQQLKLIPALVEELNRSQVNADLTSCIAFSKSFWSQTNQPVPDELIDFTPLGEGTIVAPATDVDVLIHCHSNRHDLHFYLLRKLMTEISEYVDIVDETYGYRFMDARDMTDFIDGTENPVGDERRDVAIISDGIFSGGSYVMAQRFIHNLPAWNRLSVTAQEKIIGRTKPDSIELDDVPAASHVGRVDIKEEGQGLKIVRHSLPYGSVTGDHGLLFLSYCNTLHNIKVMLESMYGVSDGKSDQMLRFTQAVTGAYFFAPSSEMLQILEV; encoded by the coding sequence ATGGCAAAATATCAAACTGCTATCGTTCCTGGGGCGGGACCATTCGCACTTTATGTCCAAATTAAGGTTAAATCACAGCCAAAAAAAGTAGTGCAGCAGTTAAAATTGATACCGGCATTGGTGGAAGAATTGAATAGAAGCCAAGTGAATGCCGATTTGACTTCTTGCATTGCGTTTAGCAAATCGTTTTGGAGCCAAACTAATCAACCTGTCCCTGATGAGTTAATCGATTTCACTCCTCTTGGTGAAGGGACGATTGTTGCACCAGCAACGGATGTTGATGTGCTCATTCATTGTCATTCTAATCGTCATGATTTGCACTTTTATCTGCTTCGGAAATTAATGACAGAAATTTCAGAGTATGTGGACATTGTGGATGAAACTTATGGTTATCGTTTTATGGATGCCAGAGATATGACGGATTTCATAGACGGAACAGAAAACCCAGTTGGTGACGAAAGAAGAGACGTTGCCATTATTTCTGATGGTATATTCTCCGGTGGCAGTTACGTTATGGCTCAACGGTTTATTCATAATTTGCCAGCATGGAATAGATTATCGGTAACAGCACAAGAAAAGATCATTGGACGCACCAAGCCAGACTCCATTGAGCTTGATGATGTTCCTGCAGCTTCGCATGTTGGACGCGTAGACATAAAAGAAGAAGGGCAGGGGCTGAAAATTGTCCGACACAGTTTGCCTTACGGCTCGGTTACGGGCGACCATGGTTTATTATTCCTCTCTTACTGTAACACCCTACATAACATCAAAGTTATGTTAGAGAGTATGTATGGTGTTAGTGATGGAAAAAGTGACCAAATGTTGCGCTTTACTCAAGCAGTAACGGGTGCTTATTTCTTTGCGCCATCAAGTGAAATGTTACAAATATTAGAGGTCTAA